In Candidatus Roseilinea sp., one DNA window encodes the following:
- a CDS encoding Fe-S cluster assembly protein SufD, giving the protein MAVVQPVLKPAPVVKAGELTREFVEGYSAALGDPAWLLARRLEALRVFRDTPAPNRHDELWRRVDLSTFKLDVILSGITPANTVLDVKRSRLPAGLSQQGVIFTSLETAIKKHQRLLDEWLMTQCVKLNDAYYAALHGIFMRYGTILYVPAGVRVDKPLRTTIRMAADQLAGFNHTLIVLEEDAKATLIEDFASPTGPHQALYDGVVEIMLGKGAELDYVSIQDWGRNVYNFSTERAKVGEAATLHWVIGGVGSKFTKSLIEADLVGPRGTALLSGVYFADTKQQLHYDTQQNHVAEACKSDLLYKAALRDEARTVWRGNIRVFPGAQKTDAYQANRNLQLSKRSRADSIPGLEIEADDVRCTHGSTVGTIEEEPIFYLRSRGVPINEARRLIVEGFFAPVIERIPLEETRDRLIEEIGKKIG; this is encoded by the coding sequence ATGGCAGTCGTTCAACCTGTATTGAAACCGGCGCCGGTCGTCAAAGCCGGCGAGTTGACCCGCGAGTTCGTCGAGGGATATTCGGCTGCGCTGGGCGATCCGGCCTGGCTGTTGGCGCGGCGGCTGGAAGCGCTGCGCGTCTTCCGCGACACGCCGGCCCCCAACCGTCACGACGAGCTCTGGCGGCGGGTGGACCTCAGCACGTTCAAGCTCGACGTGATCCTGTCCGGCATCACGCCGGCCAACACCGTGCTCGACGTGAAGCGTTCGCGCCTGCCGGCCGGGTTGTCACAGCAAGGTGTGATCTTCACCAGCCTGGAGACGGCGATCAAGAAGCACCAGCGCCTCTTGGACGAGTGGCTGATGACGCAGTGCGTCAAGCTGAACGACGCCTACTACGCTGCGCTGCACGGCATCTTCATGCGCTATGGCACGATCTTGTATGTGCCGGCCGGCGTTCGGGTGGACAAGCCACTGCGCACCACCATCCGCATGGCCGCCGATCAACTTGCGGGCTTCAACCACACCTTGATCGTGCTGGAGGAAGACGCCAAGGCGACGCTGATCGAGGACTTCGCCTCGCCCACCGGGCCCCATCAGGCCTTGTATGACGGCGTGGTCGAAATCATGCTCGGCAAAGGCGCTGAGCTGGACTACGTCAGCATCCAGGATTGGGGCCGCAACGTGTATAACTTCTCGACCGAGCGCGCAAAGGTAGGCGAAGCGGCCACGCTGCACTGGGTGATCGGCGGCGTTGGCAGCAAGTTCACCAAGAGCTTGATCGAGGCCGACTTGGTCGGCCCGCGCGGCACGGCGCTGCTGAGCGGCGTGTACTTCGCCGATACCAAGCAGCAATTGCACTACGACACGCAGCAGAACCACGTTGCCGAGGCGTGCAAGAGCGACCTGCTCTACAAGGCGGCGCTGCGCGACGAGGCCCGCACGGTGTGGCGGGGCAACATTCGCGTCTTCCCCGGCGCGCAGAAGACCGACGCCTATCAGGCCAACCGCAACTTGCAGCTCTCCAAGCGCAGCCGCGCCGATTCGATCCCCGGCCTGGAGATCGAAGCCGACGACGTGCGTTGCACGCATGGCAGCACGGTAGGCACGATCGAAGAGGAGCCAATCTTCTACCTGCGCAGCCGCGGCGTCCCGATCAACGAAGCGCGCCGGCTGATCGTCGAGGGTTTCTTTGCGCCGGTGATCGAGCGCATCCCGCTGGAGGAGACGCGCGACCGGCTGATCGAAGAGATCGGCAAGAAGATCGGCTGA
- a CDS encoding hypothetical protein (possible pseudo, frameshifted), with amino-acid sequence MATQTSIEWTEATWNPLTGCSKVSPGCKYCYAERFALRLQAMGVDKYRNGFKITLHADALEEPLRWAQPKLVFVNSMSDLFHEAVPLEFIQRVFDVMRQAHWHHFQVLTKRSARLAELSSLLTWPPNVWMGVSVEDARYIYRIDHLRQTAAAIRFISCEPLLGPLLNLPLEGIHWVIVGGESGPSARPIKAEWVRQIRDQCQAKDIPFFFKQWGGDE; translated from the coding sequence ATGGCTACTCAAACTAGTATTGAATGGACAGAGGCAACCTGGAATCCTTTGACCGGTTGTTCGAAGGTTAGCCCTGGGTGCAAGTATTGTTATGCTGAACGATTTGCACTGCGACTACAGGCTATGGGTGTGGACAAGTATCGCAATGGCTTCAAGATAACACTTCATGCTGACGCTCTAGAAGAACCGCTGCGGTGGGCGCAGCCTAAATTGGTGTTTGTCAACTCAATGAGCGATCTGTTTCATGAAGCTGTGCCTCTGGAATTTATCCAGCGCGTCTTCGATGTTATGCGTCAGGCACACTGGCATCACTTTCAAGTGCTGACAAAGCGCTCCGCAAGGCTCGCAGAACTCAGTTCTTTGCTAACTTGGCCACCGAATGTGTGGATGGGCGTTAGCGTAGAAGATGCGCGCTATATTTATCGTATTGACCATCTCAGGCAAACTGCTGCTGCGATCAGATTCATTTCTTGTGAACCGCTTCTTGGGCCGCTGCTGAATTTGCCTTTGGAAGGCATACACTGGGTAATTGTCGGCGGCGAGTCCGGGCCCAGCGCACGTCCCATAAAAGCAGAGTGGGTACGCCAAATCCGTGACCAGTGCCAAGCAAAAGATATACCCTTCTTCTTCAAACAATGGGGGGGGGACGAATAA
- a CDS encoding methylmalonyl-CoA epimerase, which yields MKLDHLAIAVADLDAALTFYRDALGLELHGIEEAEREGVRVAFLPLGDGARIELVQPTRDDTGIVKWMSKHGPGMHHVCLEVKDIESALARLAAHGCELINPQPVVREDGTRYAFIHPRSAFGVLVELYEQPQ from the coding sequence ATGAAACTGGACCATCTCGCTATTGCCGTCGCCGACCTGGACGCCGCGCTGACCTTCTATCGGGACGCGCTTGGCCTGGAGCTGCACGGGATCGAAGAAGCGGAGCGCGAGGGGGTGCGCGTTGCCTTTTTGCCTCTAGGTGACGGCGCGCGCATCGAGCTGGTGCAGCCGACGCGCGATGACACCGGCATCGTCAAATGGATGAGCAAACACGGCCCCGGTATGCACCATGTTTGCTTGGAGGTGAAAGACATTGAATCGGCTCTGGCGCGGCTGGCCGCGCATGGCTGCGAGCTGATCAATCCCCAGCCGGTCGTACGCGAGGACGGCACGCGCTACGCCTTCATCCACCCGCGCAGCGCCTTCGGCGTGCTGGTGGAGCTGTATGAGCAGCCTCAGTGA
- the glgC gene encoding glucose-1-phosphate adenylyltransferase — MRTLAMILAGGRGSRLSVLANKRAKPAVPFAGKYRIIDFPLSNCVNSGIYTVGVVTQYRPRSLQDHIRNGAPWDLDRLNGGVWMLQPYQGRLASDWYEGTADAIYQNLDFVRNARADYVLILSGDHVYKMDYSILISFHQEKRADVTVATLKVTPEEASRFGIVQTDANYRVINFEEKPKQPKGTLASMGIYVFNYDTLVKVLHEDAKNPNSTRDFGKDIFPKMVTENYRVFAFPYADYWVDVGTIQSYWEAHMDLLADTPPIDLLDREWVIHTRSEERPPVNIRTGATVNHSLITDGCVVEGSVEYSVLSPGVRVKRGAVVRYSIVMTDAVIEPGAMVDRCIIDKNVVVGRGACVGYGSDYTENAELHLNTGISVVGKNTIIPPDFRIGRNVVVGSDLNDDAFNGDLLPSGQNFMVEATD, encoded by the coding sequence ATGCGAACCTTGGCTATGATCCTCGCCGGCGGGCGCGGCAGTCGCCTGAGCGTGCTGGCCAACAAACGCGCGAAGCCTGCCGTGCCTTTCGCGGGCAAATACCGCATCATTGACTTCCCGCTCTCCAACTGCGTGAACAGCGGCATCTACACCGTGGGCGTGGTCACCCAGTATCGCCCACGCTCGCTGCAGGATCACATTCGCAACGGCGCGCCATGGGACCTCGACCGGCTGAACGGCGGCGTATGGATGCTGCAGCCATATCAGGGCCGCTTGGCTTCCGACTGGTACGAGGGCACCGCCGACGCCATCTATCAAAACTTGGACTTCGTGCGCAATGCCCGCGCCGACTATGTGCTCATCCTCTCCGGCGACCATGTCTATAAGATGGACTACAGCATCCTGATCAGCTTCCACCAGGAGAAGCGCGCCGACGTGACCGTCGCCACGCTCAAAGTGACACCGGAAGAAGCCAGCCGGTTCGGCATCGTGCAAACCGACGCGAACTACCGCGTCATCAACTTCGAGGAAAAACCGAAGCAACCGAAGGGCACGCTGGCTTCGATGGGGATCTACGTGTTCAACTACGACACGCTGGTCAAGGTGCTGCACGAGGATGCGAAGAACCCGAATTCAACGCGTGACTTCGGCAAAGACATCTTCCCGAAGATGGTGACCGAGAACTATCGCGTGTTTGCCTTCCCCTACGCCGATTACTGGGTGGACGTCGGAACGATCCAGTCGTACTGGGAAGCCCACATGGACCTGCTGGCCGACACGCCACCGATTGACTTGCTCGACCGCGAATGGGTGATCCATACCCGCTCCGAGGAGCGCCCGCCGGTCAACATCCGCACCGGCGCCACCGTCAACCATTCGCTGATCACCGACGGCTGCGTAGTCGAGGGATCGGTCGAGTACTCCGTGCTCTCGCCCGGCGTGCGCGTCAAGCGCGGCGCAGTGGTGCGTTATTCCATCGTCATGACCGACGCAGTGATCGAACCCGGCGCGATGGTAGATCGCTGCATCATTGACAAGAACGTAGTAGTCGGGCGCGGCGCGTGCGTAGGCTACGGCTCGGACTACACCGAGAATGCCGAACTGCATCTCAACACCGGCATCAGCGTGGTCGGCAAAAACACCATCATTCCGCCCGACTTTCGCATCGGCCGCAATGTGGTGGTAGGTAGCGACCTGAACGACGACGCCTTCAACGGCGACCTCCTCCCCAGCGGCCAGAACTTCATGGTCGAAGCCACGGATTGA
- a CDS encoding DNA polymerase III subunit epsilon produces MRTLVSLDIETTGFDPERDAILEIGIVRFRGEDVLDEWGSLIDPQRPIPHKITELTGITDDMVKHEGIPLWDGLREAQRIIGNAPIIGHNIAFDLSFFKSLKTPPPFTKNTALDTFELAGILVPYAGRYSLGALAAELGISLPESHRAIADARTAHQLYLKVFERAVALPREIVDEISTHADLSGWALADFWRDVKEEQARGTFSTSIGAQLRRLTPDGRRQKDPSAVLRRRSALQAKPLKPNEQIQPLDVERVAATLASDGPFAAKFPGYEMRPQQVEMLRKVAQTFNEGGVAFIEAGTGVGKSLAYLIPAMMWAMQNNERVVVSTNTINLQEQLADKDVPAVIAILGEAGRAAVMKGKGRYLCPNRFADLRRNGPKTADEARLLAKILIWLPNTLTGDADELFIPTPGERAVFQHLSAQNPICNANTCSATDCFFHQARRLAESAHVVIVNHALLLADIAVENHALPEYKYLIVDEAHHLEAAATDSLTYRLDRDEIQRALSDLGRAAKTRQAGGSGLLAEIAAKGRTLLRTEHVGVLDGLCGQAMDAVSAAWSSNIAFFDELGEFLADDASGDTTDYTQRVRLTRALRNRSGWTRVEIAFDNLQRDLNALARQLNSIFKALSEASELIEDFDALVTRLHGAIHFITEASEQLNGMIAKPSDDRIYWVDIETARKTARPPRLTLNAAPLHIGPLMQRDLWQKKHAVVLTSATMRTSVANGKSQPSFDYIKSRLSAPDAETLALGSPFDYASSTLLYLVTDIPEPNQQGYQQAVERGLIELFRASEGRGLALFTSYSALRATARAITPALLRDDILVFEQGDGTSRRAMIEGFRAADRAVMLGTKSFWEGVDIQGEKLSALAICKLPFDVPTEPIFAARSETFENPFNEYSVPETVLRFRQGFGRLIRSKRDRGVIVVFDRRLLTKSYGAAFLNALPGPTTVRAPLAQLGKAVRDWLTPR; encoded by the coding sequence ATGCGAACGCTTGTTTCACTCGACATCGAAACCACCGGCTTCGACCCCGAACGCGATGCCATCCTGGAGATCGGCATCGTACGCTTTCGCGGCGAAGACGTGCTCGACGAATGGGGCAGCCTGATTGATCCCCAGCGCCCGATCCCACACAAGATCACCGAGCTGACCGGCATCACCGACGACATGGTGAAGCACGAGGGCATTCCGCTGTGGGATGGCCTACGTGAAGCGCAGCGGATCATCGGCAATGCGCCCATCATCGGCCACAACATTGCGTTCGACCTGAGCTTCTTCAAAAGCCTGAAGACGCCCCCACCCTTCACCAAGAACACCGCGCTGGACACGTTCGAGCTGGCCGGCATCCTCGTGCCGTATGCCGGCCGCTACTCGCTGGGCGCCCTGGCTGCCGAGCTGGGCATCAGCCTGCCGGAGTCGCACCGCGCCATAGCCGACGCACGCACTGCGCACCAGCTCTACCTGAAGGTGTTCGAGCGCGCCGTGGCGTTGCCGCGCGAAATCGTGGACGAGATCAGCACGCACGCCGACTTGAGCGGTTGGGCGCTGGCCGATTTCTGGCGCGACGTGAAGGAGGAACAAGCGCGCGGCACGTTCAGCACCAGCATCGGCGCCCAGTTGCGCCGGCTGACACCGGACGGCAGGCGGCAAAAAGACCCGTCCGCCGTCCTGCGCCGCCGTTCGGCGTTGCAGGCCAAGCCGCTCAAGCCCAACGAGCAGATTCAGCCGCTGGACGTCGAGCGCGTAGCTGCAACGCTGGCGAGCGACGGCCCATTCGCGGCCAAGTTCCCCGGCTACGAGATGCGCCCGCAACAGGTGGAGATGTTGCGCAAAGTCGCGCAGACCTTCAACGAAGGCGGCGTCGCCTTCATCGAGGCCGGCACCGGCGTCGGCAAGTCGCTGGCCTACCTCATCCCAGCGATGATGTGGGCGATGCAGAACAACGAGCGTGTCGTCGTCAGCACCAACACTATTAATCTGCAGGAGCAACTGGCCGATAAGGACGTGCCGGCCGTCATCGCTATCCTCGGCGAGGCTGGGCGCGCCGCCGTAATGAAGGGCAAGGGGCGCTACCTGTGCCCCAACCGCTTCGCCGACCTACGCCGCAACGGCCCGAAGACCGCCGACGAGGCGCGCCTGCTGGCCAAGATCCTGATCTGGCTGCCGAACACGCTGACCGGTGACGCCGACGAACTCTTCATCCCCACGCCGGGCGAGCGCGCGGTCTTCCAACACCTCTCCGCACAAAACCCGATCTGCAACGCCAACACGTGCAGCGCGACGGACTGCTTCTTCCACCAAGCGCGCCGGCTGGCCGAAAGCGCCCACGTCGTCATCGTCAACCACGCCCTGCTGCTGGCCGACATCGCGGTGGAGAACCACGCCTTGCCCGAATACAAGTACCTGATCGTGGACGAGGCGCATCACCTGGAGGCTGCCGCGACCGACTCGCTGACCTATCGCCTCGACCGCGATGAAATTCAGCGCGCGCTGAGCGACTTGGGCCGCGCCGCGAAGACGCGCCAGGCCGGCGGCAGCGGCCTGCTGGCCGAGATCGCCGCGAAAGGGCGCACCTTGCTGCGCACTGAGCACGTTGGCGTGCTGGATGGCCTGTGCGGTCAGGCCATGGATGCCGTGAGCGCAGCTTGGTCGAGCAACATCGCTTTCTTCGACGAATTGGGCGAGTTCCTGGCCGACGACGCGAGCGGCGACACAACCGACTACACGCAACGCGTGCGCCTGACGCGCGCGCTGCGCAACCGCAGCGGCTGGACGCGCGTCGAGATCGCCTTCGACAACCTGCAGCGCGACCTGAACGCGCTGGCCCGGCAGCTCAACAGCATCTTCAAGGCGCTCTCGGAGGCGTCGGAACTCATCGAGGATTTCGACGCGCTGGTCACCCGGCTGCACGGCGCAATTCACTTCATCACCGAAGCGAGCGAACAACTGAACGGCATGATCGCCAAGCCGAGCGACGACCGCATCTACTGGGTGGACATCGAAACGGCGCGCAAGACCGCGCGCCCGCCGCGGCTGACGTTGAACGCCGCGCCGCTGCACATCGGCCCGCTGATGCAGCGCGACCTGTGGCAAAAGAAGCACGCCGTCGTGCTCACCTCGGCCACCATGCGCACCAGCGTAGCCAACGGCAAGAGCCAGCCCAGCTTCGATTACATCAAGAGCCGGCTGAGCGCGCCCGACGCCGAAACGCTGGCGCTCGGCTCGCCGTTCGACTACGCATCTTCGACGCTGCTCTACCTCGTCACCGACATCCCCGAGCCGAACCAGCAGGGCTACCAGCAAGCCGTGGAGCGCGGGCTGATCGAGCTCTTCCGCGCGTCGGAGGGTCGCGGGCTGGCGCTCTTCACCAGCTACTCGGCGCTGCGCGCCACGGCACGCGCCATCACGCCGGCGCTGCTGCGCGACGACATCCTGGTGTTCGAGCAAGGCGACGGCACGTCGCGCCGGGCGATGATCGAGGGCTTCCGCGCGGCCGACCGCGCCGTGATGCTGGGGACGAAGAGCTTCTGGGAGGGCGTGGACATCCAGGGCGAGAAGCTGAGCGCGCTAGCCATCTGCAAGCTGCCGTTCGACGTGCCCACCGAGCCGATTTTCGCCGCGCGCAGCGAGACATTCGAGAACCCGTTCAACGAGTACTCGGTGCCGGAGACGGTGCTGCGCTTCCGGCAGGGCTTCGGCCGGCTGATCCGCTCGAAGCGCGACCGCGGGGTAATCGTGGTGTTCGACCGGCGGCTGCTGACCAAGAGCTACGGCGCCGCTTTCTTGAACGCATTACCGGGGCCGACGACCGTGCGCGCGCCGCTGGCGCAATTGGGCAAAGCAGTGCGCGATTGGCTGACACCACGATAA
- the rnz gene encoding ribonuclease Z: protein MFELTFLGTAASAPLPKRGLSSAIVAHDEYRFMVDCGEGTQRQLLSSGLGFRRLEHILITHPHLDHILGLAGILSTLGQWETIERMAIYGGKSTLDRVEDLIYRIVFRGARPPIQLDLVEIEPGVILKGEDFDVVAFPVQHRGPDCFGFIFQEHSRRPFLNDKATALGVPQGPERRNLVRGIPITLADGRVIQPEDVLGELQPGAKLVMTGDIGETTGLEKVARNAHALVTEATYMDADIELARQNSHITAGQAARLAREANVKQLILTHISGRYRERDLEAEARAIFPNAVIARDFDTFKVKAE, encoded by the coding sequence ATGTTCGAACTCACCTTCCTCGGCACCGCCGCCTCTGCCCCGTTGCCCAAGCGCGGCCTCTCCTCTGCCATCGTTGCGCACGACGAATATCGCTTCATGGTGGATTGCGGCGAGGGCACGCAGCGCCAACTGCTCAGCAGCGGGCTGGGCTTCCGCCGACTGGAACACATCCTGATCACGCACCCGCACCTCGATCACATCCTCGGCCTGGCCGGCATCCTCTCCACGTTGGGACAGTGGGAGACGATCGAGCGCATGGCGATCTACGGTGGCAAGAGCACGCTCGATCGCGTCGAAGATCTGATCTATCGCATCGTGTTCCGCGGCGCGCGGCCGCCCATCCAGCTCGACCTCGTCGAGATCGAGCCAGGAGTTATCCTCAAAGGCGAGGACTTCGACGTGGTGGCCTTTCCGGTGCAACATCGCGGGCCGGATTGTTTCGGCTTCATCTTTCAAGAGCATTCGCGCCGGCCCTTTCTCAACGATAAGGCCACCGCGCTCGGCGTGCCACAAGGGCCGGAGCGCCGAAACCTGGTGCGGGGCATCCCGATCACGCTGGCCGATGGCCGCGTGATTCAGCCGGAAGACGTGCTCGGCGAGCTGCAACCGGGTGCTAAGCTGGTGATGACCGGGGACATCGGCGAGACGACCGGATTGGAGAAGGTGGCGCGCAACGCGCATGCTCTGGTGACCGAGGCGACCTACATGGACGCCGATATCGAGCTGGCCCGCCAGAACAGCCACATCACGGCCGGCCAGGCAGCGCGCCTGGCGCGCGAGGCCAACGTCAAGCAGCTCATCCTCACCCATATCTCCGGCCGATACCGCGAACGCGATTTGGAAGCCGAAGCGCGCGCGATCTTTCCCAACGCCGTCATCGCGCGAGACTTCGACACGTTCAAAGTAAAGGCGGAGTGA
- a CDS encoding dTDP-glucose 4,6-dehydratase → MKNVMITGGAGFIGSNYVRYALAAHPDWHILVLDKLTYAGNLDNLQDVAEKFKGRYSFVQADIADREVVFDVIRQHRIDTIVNFAAESHVDRSILDPDAFIMTDVYGTYVLLEAAREFGLERFHQVSTDEVYGDIPQGYSKETDPLEPNSPYSASKASAELLIRSYRVTYNVPVTITRGSNTFGPYQYPEKLLPLFITNAIDDLPLPLYGDGMQVRDWLHVMDHVKGIDVVLTQGQVGEAYNVGGENEQHNIDVIRMMLKLLGKPESLIKRVADRPGHDRRYALDTGKLRALGWAPRTDFEDALRETVDWYVNNEWWWRKIKSGEFKEFYRRQYAERLAHAV, encoded by the coding sequence ATGAAGAACGTCATGATCACCGGCGGCGCGGGCTTCATCGGCTCGAACTACGTCCGCTACGCCCTCGCCGCACATCCCGACTGGCACATCCTCGTGCTCGATAAGCTCACCTACGCTGGCAACCTCGACAACCTGCAAGATGTCGCAGAGAAGTTTAAGGGGCGTTATAGCTTTGTGCAAGCGGATATCGCCGACCGCGAAGTCGTGTTCGACGTCATCCGCCAGCATCGGATTGACACCATCGTCAACTTCGCCGCGGAGTCGCACGTGGATCGCTCGATCCTCGACCCCGATGCGTTCATCATGACCGACGTGTATGGCACCTACGTGCTGTTGGAAGCCGCGCGCGAATTCGGCCTGGAACGCTTCCACCAAGTCTCCACCGACGAGGTGTACGGCGACATCCCTCAAGGCTACTCGAAGGAGACCGATCCGCTCGAACCGAACTCGCCCTACTCGGCCAGCAAGGCCTCCGCCGAGCTGCTCATCCGCTCGTATCGCGTGACGTACAACGTGCCGGTCACCATCACGCGCGGCTCCAACACCTTTGGCCCATATCAGTATCCGGAGAAGTTGTTGCCGCTATTCATCACCAACGCGATTGACGACCTGCCCTTGCCGCTGTATGGCGACGGCATGCAGGTGCGCGATTGGTTGCACGTGATGGATCATGTCAAGGGCATAGACGTCGTGCTGACCCAGGGCCAAGTAGGCGAAGCCTACAACGTGGGCGGCGAAAACGAGCAACACAACATTGACGTGATCCGCATGATGTTGAAGCTGCTGGGCAAGCCGGAATCGCTGATCAAGCGCGTGGCCGACCGGCCCGGCCATGACCGGCGCTACGCGCTGGACACCGGCAAGCTGCGCGCGTTGGGCTGGGCCCCGCGCACCGACTTCGAGGATGCGCTGCGCGAGACGGTGGACTGGTATGTGAACAACGAATGGTGGTGGCGCAAGATCAAGAGCGGCGAGTTCAAGGAGTTCTATCGCCGGCAATATGCCGAACGTCTGGCACACGCGGTTTGA
- a CDS encoding peptide ABC transporter substrate-binding protein, whose product MRRTKLISLITGVAFVLAACAPAEQPTPTTAPAAPTQPPAPTVAIQAVEATPTPAPTVAPEAEFKEAPELAKLVSEGKLPPVKERLPEQPVVTPVREAIGKYGGTIQTASWWPGVGNVLLYISEPPIKWKADLTGYEPGLAESYEWSEDGKTFTLKLRKGLKWSDGQPYTTADWKFWWEDMVLDEEYKGSVSRPAWLRKSDGSLIDMEFPDDYTVVWKSDQPMWVNPFYMAQGFWEFANPMMKPAHYLKQFHPKYATDKTYDDLQKADQWWLNPEFPCLFAWCLTELSQDGQNYKFTRNPYYWRVDEQGNQLPYIDAIAVEIVADEQVRILNCAQGRYDTAFRLCGGPNEIPLLQEKAEASGYRFLENYMNGAGAWPGYMVNQYYVEGGKNYPDDTPEMAAEIRALLRDKRFRQALSHGMDRERMIDVAWGGIGEAKGATISPQSWHFASPEGQEVYKRWAAAYADFDPDKANALLDEIGMKKGADGFRTLPSGKPFELVLDISDWGGSLKVQVDAAAEAKAQWEANLGIKVKVNNLQGQPELDTRTNEGQYMLRGAHISEIDIWTYPDWIFPIVNRYMFPLEGRWYAEGKDKCKPVEGQPYSCGVKPEDGSPAAKLQALYEKGLQTKTIEDRHKVVWEAIDVIIEEGPFVIGVAGDQPMPIIVKNYMRNILDYGVVGPWAPATPGNQIPATWWMDK is encoded by the coding sequence ATGAGAAGAACCAAGCTGATTTCTCTCATCACCGGTGTAGCGTTCGTGTTGGCGGCTTGCGCGCCGGCCGAACAGCCTACCCCGACGACCGCTCCTGCCGCGCCTACGCAACCCCCTGCACCGACCGTGGCCATTCAGGCCGTAGAAGCTACGCCAACCCCCGCGCCGACCGTTGCGCCGGAGGCCGAATTCAAGGAAGCGCCCGAGCTGGCCAAGCTGGTCAGCGAAGGGAAGCTGCCGCCCGTCAAAGAACGCCTGCCCGAGCAGCCCGTGGTCACCCCCGTGCGCGAAGCCATCGGCAAGTATGGCGGCACGATTCAGACCGCGAGCTGGTGGCCCGGTGTCGGCAACGTGCTCCTCTACATTTCGGAGCCGCCGATCAAGTGGAAGGCCGACCTGACCGGCTATGAGCCCGGCCTGGCCGAGAGCTACGAGTGGTCGGAGGACGGCAAGACCTTCACCCTGAAGCTGCGCAAAGGCCTGAAGTGGTCCGACGGCCAGCCCTACACCACTGCCGACTGGAAGTTCTGGTGGGAGGATATGGTGCTGGACGAGGAATATAAGGGCAGCGTCAGCCGCCCGGCCTGGCTGCGCAAGTCCGACGGCTCGTTGATTGACATGGAGTTCCCCGATGATTACACCGTCGTGTGGAAGTCGGATCAGCCCATGTGGGTCAACCCGTTCTACATGGCGCAGGGCTTCTGGGAGTTCGCCAACCCGATGATGAAGCCGGCGCACTACCTGAAGCAGTTCCACCCCAAATATGCCACGGACAAGACCTACGACGACCTGCAGAAGGCCGACCAGTGGTGGCTGAACCCCGAGTTCCCATGCTTGTTCGCGTGGTGTTTGACCGAGCTGTCGCAGGATGGCCAGAACTACAAGTTCACCCGCAACCCGTATTACTGGCGCGTGGACGAGCAGGGCAACCAATTGCCCTACATTGACGCCATCGCCGTGGAGATTGTGGCGGACGAGCAGGTGCGCATCCTGAACTGCGCGCAAGGCCGCTACGATACGGCGTTCCGCTTGTGCGGCGGACCGAACGAGATCCCGCTGCTGCAGGAGAAGGCCGAGGCCAGCGGCTACCGCTTCTTGGAGAACTATATGAACGGCGCCGGCGCGTGGCCGGGTTACATGGTGAACCAGTACTACGTCGAGGGCGGCAAGAACTATCCGGACGACACGCCAGAGATGGCCGCCGAGATCCGCGCGCTGCTGCGCGACAAACGCTTCCGCCAGGCGCTCTCGCATGGCATGGACCGCGAGCGCATGATTGACGTAGCCTGGGGCGGCATCGGTGAGGCCAAGGGCGCCACCATCAGCCCGCAGTCGTGGCACTTCGCCAGCCCGGAGGGGCAAGAAGTCTACAAGCGATGGGCTGCTGCCTATGCCGACTTCGACCCGGACAAGGCCAATGCGCTGCTCGACGAGATCGGCATGAAGAAGGGCGCGGACGGCTTCCGCACGCTGCCCAGCGGCAAGCCCTTCGAGCTGGTACTCGACATCAGTGACTGGGGCGGCAGCTTGAAGGTGCAGGTAGATGCCGCTGCCGAAGCCAAGGCGCAGTGGGAAGCCAACTTGGGTATCAAGGTCAAGGTGAACAACCTGCAGGGCCAGCCTGAACTGGACACCCGCACCAACGAAGGCCAGTACATGCTGCGCGGCGCGCACATCTCAGAGATTGACATCTGGACGTATCCGGACTGGATCTTCCCGATCGTCAACCGCTACATGTTCCCACTCGAGGGGCGCTGGTATGCCGAAGGCAAGGACAAGTGCAAGCCGGTCGAGGGCCAGCCGTACTCCTGCGGCGTGAAACCCGAAGACGGCAGCCCGGCCGCCAAACTCCAGGCGCTCTATGAGAAGGGCCTGCAGACCAAGACCATCGAGGATCGCCACAAGGTGGTCTGGGAGGCGATTGACGTGATCATCGAGGAAGGGCCGTTTGTCATCGGCGTGGCCGGCGACCAGCCCATGCCGATCATCGTCAAGAACTACATGCGCAACATTCTGGACTACGGTGTGGTCGGCCCGTGGGCGCCGGCGACCCCCGGTAACCAGATCCCTGCGACTTGGTGGATGGACAAGTAG